Proteins encoded by one window of Streptomyces sp. NBC_01477:
- a CDS encoding tetratricopeptide repeat protein, translating into MGGTRLPGTEDLAERLLAEVSHLYVVAGSPPREALVRRCTEALGDRVSLSTVNPWLLGHSLPKSGSPVFLTLVGVLQQMAAERGAQVTKRSEGAWSQLLRNANDQRAAEKRGGRPRKKPPGAPRKPVSPRTLPADIADFTGRDAQVSELLGLLEPDAPAEVVLVAAGMAGVGKTTLAVHVADRARRAGWFSGGVLFVDLLGFSPDASLDAAGAAAVLLRDLGRRAAPPPAGERAGALRSLLAGRPPVLMVLDNAVSAKQLTGLVPHPPHRLLVTSRDTLSALPSARVVRLDSLSEQESVLMLDRALRQACPDDDRVTAEPGAARRIAELCGFLPLALRITAAQLRDDPYHSLADQAEALSQAHARLGLLSYDDVDADGRPLAVRAAFDLSFDRLADASQRAFRLIGALPGPDIGQETAAVGLDRSAQDTYRLLADLVRRHLLRRRPDSRWDTHDLLRLYAAEQVAPGEYEAALDRMLHHYRRRVPATCRSVSRDTGRAKDRRQAVEWLDTEHRAVAAAVVAACEHGRRREAVHLANDMSTYWEFRRLGREWTAAAEATLEAAHNLSAYEFAMASSNLGNAYRADDRSAKALPHLERAALLAPNELVRGKALHNLGLVQFQLGRYHDAASNHRADLDICRSQGDELGAAQALVALGDAQRKLGRHSEAADTLVTALSVLSTSRHGARGSRTDTQQNAHVNLALTLMDWNAVTYGNCGIWHLCHALRIALERGNRVSQLIILTNLAVLYLAVCPKCYAEPALDCAIRALALSEDGGDPVVAAGALLALGRAHLVQGDTAAGTAALRQAQEAYAAQGRPEATKIPSLLQETATEHITGCRGAGVTLWERTLHESVLDGQYDELERITFYGFRYVVWH; encoded by the coding sequence GTGGGCGGAACCCGATTACCGGGGACGGAGGACCTGGCGGAGCGGCTGCTGGCCGAAGTGTCGCACCTCTACGTAGTGGCGGGCAGCCCTCCTCGGGAGGCGCTGGTGAGGCGGTGCACCGAGGCGCTCGGCGATCGAGTCAGTTTGTCCACGGTGAATCCCTGGCTGCTCGGGCACAGCCTGCCCAAGTCCGGCTCGCCGGTCTTCCTCACGCTCGTGGGCGTGCTGCAGCAGATGGCCGCTGAGCGGGGCGCGCAGGTCACCAAGCGCAGCGAGGGCGCGTGGAGCCAACTGCTGAGGAATGCCAACGATCAGCGGGCGGCCGAGAAGCGCGGCGGTCGGCCCCGGAAGAAACCACCCGGCGCGCCCAGGAAGCCGGTGAGCCCACGGACGCTGCCCGCAGACATCGCGGACTTCACTGGGCGCGATGCCCAGGTAAGCGAACTCCTCGGTTTGCTCGAGCCGGATGCTCCGGCGGAGGTTGTGCTCGTCGCCGCCGGTATGGCGGGTGTCGGCAAGACCACGCTGGCAGTTCACGTCGCCGACCGGGCCCGCCGGGCGGGCTGGTTTTCCGGCGGGGTGCTGTTCGTCGACCTCCTCGGCTTCAGCCCGGATGCCTCGCTCGACGCCGCTGGGGCCGCTGCGGTCTTGCTGCGCGATCTGGGTCGACGTGCGGCGCCGCCGCCGGCGGGGGAGCGGGCCGGGGCTTTGCGCTCCCTGCTCGCCGGACGGCCGCCGGTGCTGATGGTGCTGGACAACGCCGTGTCCGCGAAACAGCTGACAGGACTGGTACCTCATCCTCCGCACCGGCTGCTCGTCACGTCCCGCGACACGCTTTCGGCACTCCCGTCGGCCCGTGTCGTCCGGCTGGACTCGCTGTCCGAGCAGGAGTCGGTCCTGATGCTGGATCGGGCACTGCGCCAGGCGTGCCCCGACGACGACCGGGTGACGGCCGAGCCCGGCGCCGCCCGCCGGATCGCTGAGCTGTGCGGTTTCCTGCCTCTGGCGCTGCGCATCACCGCCGCACAACTGCGCGACGACCCCTACCATTCACTCGCCGACCAGGCCGAGGCCCTCTCCCAGGCGCACGCCCGGCTCGGCCTGCTCAGCTATGACGACGTGGATGCCGACGGCCGTCCGCTTGCCGTGCGCGCCGCGTTCGACCTGTCCTTCGACCGGCTCGCCGACGCATCCCAACGCGCTTTCCGGCTGATCGGCGCCCTGCCCGGACCGGACATCGGCCAGGAAACGGCCGCCGTCGGTCTCGACCGCAGCGCCCAGGACACCTACCGCCTGCTGGCCGACCTGGTCCGGCGCCACCTGCTGCGCAGACGGCCGGACAGCCGCTGGGACACACACGACCTCCTGCGCCTGTACGCGGCCGAACAGGTGGCACCCGGAGAGTACGAGGCCGCTCTGGACCGGATGCTGCACCACTACAGGCGGCGCGTCCCGGCGACCTGCCGCAGCGTCTCCCGGGACACGGGCCGCGCGAAGGACCGGCGTCAGGCCGTCGAGTGGCTGGACACCGAACACCGCGCTGTCGCCGCGGCTGTCGTGGCAGCCTGCGAACACGGCCGGCGTCGCGAAGCGGTGCACCTGGCCAACGACATGTCGACGTACTGGGAGTTCCGCAGGCTCGGCCGGGAGTGGACCGCCGCCGCCGAAGCGACCCTGGAGGCGGCACACAACCTGAGCGCGTACGAGTTCGCCATGGCGTCCTCGAACCTCGGCAACGCCTATCGGGCGGATGATCGGTCCGCCAAGGCGCTGCCCCACCTGGAACGCGCGGCGCTGCTCGCACCGAACGAGCTCGTCCGGGGCAAGGCGCTGCACAACCTGGGACTCGTCCAGTTCCAGCTGGGCCGGTACCACGACGCCGCGTCCAACCACCGGGCCGACTTGGACATCTGCCGCTCCCAAGGAGACGAGCTGGGAGCGGCCCAGGCGCTCGTCGCCCTAGGCGACGCACAGCGCAAGCTCGGTCGGCACTCCGAGGCCGCCGACACATTGGTGACGGCGCTCTCTGTGCTGAGCACCAGCCGCCACGGTGCCCGCGGCAGCCGCACCGACACACAGCAGAACGCGCACGTGAACCTCGCGCTCACCCTCATGGACTGGAACGCGGTGACCTACGGAAACTGCGGTATTTGGCACTTGTGCCATGCCCTGCGGATCGCCCTCGAACGCGGGAACCGGGTCAGCCAGCTCATCATCCTGACCAATCTCGCCGTTCTCTATCTCGCCGTCTGTCCCAAGTGCTATGCCGAACCGGCCCTGGACTGCGCGATCCGCGCGCTCGCCCTGTCCGAAGACGGCGGCGACCCCGTCGTCGCGGCCGGTGCTCTGCTCGCTCTGGGCCGTGCCCACCTCGTCCAGGGAGACACGGCAGCAGGTACCGCGGCGCTGCGGCAGGCACAGGAGGCGTACGCGGCCCAGGGCCGGCCCGAGGCAACCAAGATCCCGTCGCTTCTCCAGGAGACCGCAACCGAGCACATCACAGGCTGCCGGGGCGCGGGTGTCACCCTATGGGAACGCACCCTGCACGAATCGGTCCTGGACGGCCAATACGACGAACTGGAGCGCATCACCTTCTACGGGTTCCGGTACGTGGTGTGGCATTAG
- a CDS encoding DNA-binding protein: MSQHIESVVLDSEGLSAGVAQDRKVLGLLKVFHEMGADLIISANTIVEVSHSRVDMPRLQWTLSRVKVEPVTEQAAKEAARLLKAAGLHGHKYAIETTVAEVALRQTGPVVLLASDIDDMARLCGKRIGLISL; this comes from the coding sequence GTGAGTCAGCACATCGAATCCGTGGTTCTGGACAGCGAGGGCCTGTCCGCCGGGGTCGCCCAGGACCGGAAGGTCCTCGGCCTGCTGAAGGTCTTCCACGAGATGGGCGCGGATCTAATCATCAGCGCGAACACCATCGTGGAGGTCAGCCACTCCCGCGTGGACATGCCGCGGCTCCAGTGGACACTGTCCCGGGTCAAGGTGGAGCCGGTCACTGAGCAGGCCGCCAAGGAAGCGGCGCGGCTGCTCAAGGCAGCAGGTCTGCACGGGCACAAGTACGCCATCGAAACGACCGTCGCGGAGGTGGCGCTACGGCAGACCGGACCTGTGGTCCTCCTGGCGTCGGACATCGACGACATGGCCCGACTGTGCGGCAAGCGGATCGGGCTCATCAGCCTCTGA
- a CDS encoding PKD domain-containing protein → MALVGGSLSLASSAAASADGSTLYVNRVSTCSDTAEDRGTQARPFCTIQPAVDAAQPGQTVAVAASSSYTGPIVLPRSGEPGAPITLQGNVSRAVSGAYPVVTSTTATGLTGDHVHDVVVRGFIFRGDRQGAVLTDSTAVTLDNNMFEKATATTGYAPTDNGITIEGASAGVTLSRNMIREFPAAGVSLGPGVTGTIVTANVVQYNHGRGIVAVDAPDTVVTGNTISLNCRSGLVLDGSSSHAAVENNIIAYDDVLGSATTATPACTAQDQPEVSVSAGSAVGSTLAYDIVHPYGTAQPYSWAGTQYADAASLLTGTDQGRHELNTDPGASMFPTSRSPAIDSADAGAIGELTTDFQGRPRVDDPLVDNSGTGDGGYVDRGAYEYQDPFGLNGLNSDVTKAPALAPFTFTTQVNNPWNDTATYSFDFGDGSVEQPATTPTAQHAYTATGTYTVTLTATTASGVTRSSTTTVTVNPPGPLTPYLLVESGITDEPLHVQTTFDGHTDPWPVTAGKLDFGDGTTETQVLGTIQHDYQKPGTYTVIGTLSDAGGRTATVSKQVSVGGLLVPVTKTRILDTRSGVGAPKAALSAGHVLTLQVAGAGGVPRDGTTAVVLNVTETGAANAGSITVYPGGDGGKAPGTSNLNYKAGQITQNLVTVPLGPDGTVNLIASAGSVNLLADVQGYYTTDGTTPGAGYLDVADPVRVLDTRSGAAKAKVGSGRTLTLDLSKNVNGESAVLLHVTATDTTANTYVSSYTTGSSRPDVSDLNLGSGETVSNLVVVQPNSHHQVTFFNHAGSTDLVVDLVGMFGPPDIPTGNGSYVALAPHRLLDTRYVTGAPVAKVGPGGELTVKVAGQGGVPANAAFVLINLTGTNATAGTYVTAYMPGSARPVSSSLNVAQGAIVPNLALVRVSSAGYITLYNHAGTIDLVADIEGFYTRSQF, encoded by the coding sequence TTGGCGCTGGTCGGAGGCTCCCTCTCCCTCGCCTCGTCCGCCGCCGCATCGGCCGACGGCAGCACGCTGTACGTGAACCGGGTGTCCACCTGCTCCGACACGGCCGAGGACCGCGGCACGCAGGCGCGTCCGTTCTGCACGATCCAGCCCGCCGTGGACGCGGCACAGCCCGGGCAGACCGTCGCCGTGGCCGCGAGCAGCAGCTACACGGGCCCGATCGTGCTGCCCCGGTCGGGAGAGCCGGGTGCGCCGATCACTCTCCAGGGCAACGTCAGCCGCGCCGTCAGCGGCGCCTATCCGGTGGTCACCAGCACCACCGCGACCGGGCTGACGGGCGATCACGTGCACGATGTGGTGGTCCGGGGGTTCATCTTCAGGGGAGACCGCCAGGGCGCGGTACTGACCGACTCCACCGCGGTCACCCTCGACAACAACATGTTCGAGAAGGCGACGGCCACGACCGGGTACGCACCGACGGACAACGGCATAACGATCGAGGGCGCGTCGGCAGGCGTCACCCTCTCCCGGAACATGATCCGCGAGTTCCCCGCCGCGGGCGTCTCCCTGGGCCCAGGAGTGACCGGAACGATCGTCACCGCGAACGTGGTCCAGTACAACCACGGCCGCGGAATCGTCGCCGTCGACGCACCGGACACCGTGGTGACCGGCAACACCATCAGCCTGAACTGCAGGAGCGGCCTCGTACTCGACGGATCCTCCTCGCACGCGGCCGTCGAGAACAACATCATCGCCTACGACGACGTCCTCGGCTCGGCCACCACGGCCACACCGGCGTGCACCGCCCAGGACCAGCCGGAGGTCTCCGTCTCCGCCGGATCGGCCGTCGGCTCGACCCTCGCCTACGACATCGTCCACCCGTACGGGACAGCGCAGCCGTACTCCTGGGCGGGCACGCAATACGCCGACGCCGCGAGCCTGCTCACCGGCACGGACCAGGGCCGGCACGAGCTGAACACCGATCCCGGCGCCAGCATGTTCCCCACCAGCCGGTCCCCGGCCATCGACTCGGCGGACGCCGGCGCGATCGGCGAACTGACCACCGACTTCCAGGGCCGTCCCCGGGTCGACGACCCGCTGGTCGACAACAGCGGCACCGGCGACGGCGGCTACGTCGACCGGGGTGCCTACGAGTACCAGGACCCCTTCGGCCTCAACGGGTTGAACAGCGACGTCACGAAGGCACCGGCCCTGGCGCCGTTCACCTTCACGACGCAGGTGAACAACCCCTGGAACGACACCGCCACCTACAGCTTCGACTTCGGTGACGGCAGCGTCGAGCAACCCGCCACCACCCCTACCGCGCAGCACGCCTACACGGCGACGGGGACGTACACGGTGACGCTGACGGCTACCACGGCGTCCGGTGTCACCCGGTCCTCGACGACGACGGTCACCGTCAACCCGCCTGGGCCGTTGACTCCCTACCTCCTGGTCGAATCCGGGATCACGGACGAGCCGCTGCACGTCCAGACGACCTTCGACGGCCACACCGACCCCTGGCCGGTCACCGCGGGGAAGCTTGACTTCGGTGACGGAACGACGGAAACCCAGGTCCTCGGCACGATCCAGCACGACTACCAGAAGCCGGGGACGTACACCGTCATCGGCACGCTGAGCGATGCCGGCGGCCGGACGGCCACGGTCAGCAAACAGGTCAGCGTCGGCGGCCTGCTCGTTCCGGTCACGAAGACCCGGATCCTGGACACCCGGTCCGGTGTCGGCGCGCCCAAGGCCGCCCTGTCCGCCGGGCACGTTCTGACGCTGCAGGTCGCGGGCGCGGGCGGTGTCCCCCGGGACGGGACCACGGCCGTGGTCCTCAACGTCACCGAGACCGGTGCCGCGAACGCCGGGAGCATCACCGTCTACCCGGGGGGAGACGGCGGCAAGGCGCCGGGCACCTCCAACCTCAACTACAAGGCCGGGCAGATCACCCAGAACCTGGTCACCGTGCCGCTGGGCCCGGACGGGACGGTGAATCTGATCGCCTCGGCAGGCTCCGTCAACCTGCTCGCGGACGTCCAGGGCTACTACACCACCGACGGCACCACACCCGGCGCGGGCTACCTCGACGTCGCCGACCCGGTCCGGGTGCTCGACACCCGTTCCGGCGCGGCCAAGGCCAAGGTGGGGTCGGGCCGGACGCTCACCCTCGATCTCTCGAAGAACGTCAACGGCGAGTCCGCCGTGCTGCTCCATGTCACCGCGACCGACACGACCGCCAACACCTACGTCAGCTCCTACACCACCGGCAGCTCACGGCCGGACGTCTCCGACCTCAACCTCGGCTCCGGCGAGACCGTCTCCAACCTGGTCGTCGTCCAGCCGAACAGCCACCACCAGGTGACCTTCTTCAACCACGCCGGCAGCACCGACCTGGTGGTGGACCTGGTGGGTATGTTCGGTCCCCCGGACATACCCACCGGCAACGGCTCGTACGTCGCCCTCGCTCCCCACCGGCTGCTCGACACCCGCTACGTGACGGGCGCGCCGGTCGCGAAGGTCGGTCCGGGCGGCGAGCTCACGGTCAAGGTCGCCGGGCAGGGCGGGGTGCCGGCCAACGCCGCCTTCGTGCTGATCAACCTCACCGGCACCAACGCCACTGCCGGCACCTACGTGACGGCGTACATGCCCGGTTCGGCCCGGCCGGTCTCCTCCAGCCTCAACGTCGCGCAGGGGGCGATCGTGCCGAACCTGGCCCTGGTACGGGTCAGCTCAGCCGGCTACATCACCCTCTACAACCACGCCGGGACCATCGACCTGGTCGCCGACATCGAAGGCTTCTACACCCGCTCCCAGTTCTGA
- a CDS encoding phenylacetate--CoA ligase family protein, protein MFGTALSQLRYGMAILLNREIRPQDLERIARDLVATLAEFGEPGADSSLLPGQAGQLDPEVRRTVTRRSLQATARAAARHTAYYHRVFADLAIDPGRLDTDTWSQVPITPKKALRGMPAAFVSAAVPPALMALTTGTSGTPTAVWFSRAELETTIALSTISAALTLGLRPRHTVAYAGCSRATLPLLTAEESATRVGASFVQFGTIDPALALDRLAAPLGLPGKAPQITHLSASASYLSALVEAAERGGWRAADFGLESIGVGGEVLSDPLRERAEAAFGAPVSTSYLMTETLPSGGTPCSQGHLHHTTEFGYLEVLDPQTWEPAGPGRVGMVVHTPFVPYRQCTLLLRYATGDLVRLPAGEAATCEWAHLPATSAVLGRWTGPLSAAVPTRSVLDLIEAEPDVPLPARYALTEEPDGKALLHVLVRSLPASRLRAGLEQRAADAGLPLAGIVLYDDRSLMPPTGALRADLHERNFESVRPAGARTGSGA, encoded by the coding sequence ATGTTCGGCACCGCCCTGAGTCAGCTCCGCTACGGCATGGCGATCCTGCTCAACCGGGAGATCCGGCCGCAGGACCTCGAACGGATCGCGCGCGACCTGGTCGCCACCCTCGCCGAGTTCGGCGAACCCGGTGCCGACTCGTCCCTGCTGCCCGGACAGGCCGGCCAGCTGGACCCCGAGGTGCGGCGTACCGTCACCCGCAGGAGCCTGCAGGCGACCGCGCGGGCCGCCGCCCGGCACACCGCCTACTACCACCGGGTCTTCGCCGACCTGGCCATCGACCCCGGCCGGCTCGACACCGACACCTGGTCGCAGGTGCCCATCACCCCGAAGAAGGCCCTGCGCGGCATGCCCGCCGCGTTCGTCTCGGCCGCCGTCCCGCCCGCGCTCATGGCGCTGACCACCGGGACCAGCGGCACGCCCACCGCGGTGTGGTTCTCGCGGGCGGAGCTGGAGACGACGATCGCCCTGAGCACCATCTCGGCGGCCCTGACGCTGGGCCTGCGCCCCCGGCACACCGTGGCCTACGCGGGCTGCTCCCGGGCCACCCTCCCGCTGCTGACCGCCGAGGAGTCGGCCACCCGGGTCGGCGCCTCGTTCGTCCAGTTCGGGACGATCGACCCCGCGCTCGCGCTGGACCGCCTCGCCGCGCCGCTCGGACTGCCCGGCAAGGCGCCGCAGATCACCCATCTCAGCGCGTCCGCGTCCTATCTCTCCGCGCTCGTCGAGGCGGCCGAGCGGGGCGGGTGGCGGGCCGCCGACTTCGGCCTCGAAAGCATCGGGGTGGGCGGCGAGGTGCTCTCCGACCCGCTGCGCGAGCGGGCCGAGGCGGCGTTCGGCGCCCCGGTGTCCACCTCCTACCTGATGACGGAGACGCTGCCGTCGGGCGGCACGCCCTGCTCGCAGGGACATCTGCACCACACCACCGAGTTCGGGTACCTGGAGGTGCTCGACCCGCAGACCTGGGAGCCGGCCGGGCCCGGCCGCGTCGGCATGGTCGTCCACACGCCCTTCGTGCCCTACCGGCAGTGCACCCTCCTGCTGCGGTACGCCACGGGTGACCTGGTCCGGCTGCCGGCCGGGGAAGCCGCCACCTGCGAATGGGCGCACCTGCCGGCCACGTCCGCCGTCCTGGGCCGCTGGACCGGCCCGCTCAGCGCGGCGGTGCCGACCAGGAGCGTCCTCGACCTGATCGAGGCCGAGCCGGACGTACCGCTGCCGGCGAGATACGCGCTGACCGAGGAGCCGGACGGGAAAGCCCTGCTGCACGTGCTGGTCCGCTCGCTGCCCGCGTCGAGGCTGCGGGCCGGTCTGGAGCAGCGGGCCGCGGACGCGGGGCTGCCGCTGGCGGGCATCGTGCTCTACGACGACCGTTCGCTCATGCCGCCGACCGGGGCGCTGCGCGCGGACCTGCACGAACGGAACTTCGAGTCGGTCCGCCCGGCCGGCGCACGTACCGGGAGCGGCGCGTGA
- a CDS encoding DUF72 domain-containing protein, with translation MAEIRVGTCSWTDKALVASGWYPAGHRDAEGRLRHYASQFPVVEVDATYYGLPSTRNSLLWAERTPEGFHFDVKAFSLLTGHPTQPNALPADLRPALARRRGPAGTDPGLLDDVWDRFSGALEPLRQAGRLGSLLFQFPRQLAPGRSAAAFLRECRERAAGWPVAVEFRHPGWWRAEHIAATTALLTELDTAAVAVDMVQTLPTSVPPVARVTSPRLAVVRFHGRSTAWGTGTKEERFRHSYTPGELSEWTSRIRAMAEQAEEVHVLFNNCCADAAVRAAQSMRDLLGLPAPALT, from the coding sequence ATGGCAGAGATCCGGGTCGGCACGTGCTCGTGGACGGACAAGGCGCTGGTCGCCAGCGGGTGGTATCCGGCGGGCCACCGCGACGCGGAGGGCAGGTTGCGGCACTACGCCTCGCAATTCCCGGTGGTGGAGGTGGACGCCACCTACTACGGCCTGCCCAGCACGCGCAACAGCCTGCTGTGGGCCGAGCGCACCCCCGAGGGCTTCCACTTCGATGTGAAGGCCTTCTCACTGCTGACCGGGCACCCGACGCAGCCGAACGCGCTGCCCGCCGACCTGCGACCGGCCCTCGCCCGCCGACGCGGCCCGGCCGGAACCGATCCCGGTCTGCTCGACGACGTATGGGACCGGTTCAGCGGGGCCCTCGAACCGCTGCGCCAGGCCGGCCGCCTGGGAAGTCTGCTCTTCCAGTTCCCGCGGCAGCTCGCACCGGGGAGGTCGGCGGCGGCCTTCCTGCGCGAGTGCCGCGAGCGCGCCGCCGGGTGGCCGGTGGCCGTGGAATTCCGGCACCCCGGCTGGTGGCGTGCCGAGCACATCGCCGCGACGACCGCGCTGCTGACGGAGTTGGACACCGCCGCCGTGGCCGTCGACATGGTGCAGACGCTTCCCACCTCCGTACCCCCGGTCGCGCGGGTCACCTCACCGCGGCTCGCGGTGGTGCGCTTCCACGGCCGCAGCACCGCCTGGGGCACGGGCACCAAGGAGGAGAGGTTCCGCCACTCCTACACGCCCGGGGAACTGTCCGAGTGGACGTCCCGCATCCGCGCGATGGCCGAGCAGGCGGAAGAGGTCCACGTCCTTTTCAACAACTGCTGCGCCGACGCCGCCGTCCGCGCCGCGCAGTCGATGCGTGACCTGCTCGGCCTCCCGGCACCGGCTCTGACCTGA
- a CDS encoding RecQ family ATP-dependent DNA helicase — protein MFALTSRRLRGTARRVFGWEHLRPAQLTAMKAVMKRRDVIAVMPTGAGKSAIYQVPAALLGGPVVVVSPLIALQRDQMQSLLGSGALRAAAVNSAQRRSDNENAWDRISASSVDVVFLAPEQLAKGDVLDRLAAVQPRLLVVDEAHCVSSWGHDFRPDYLRLRHARERLGNPPVLALTANAAAPVRRDIAERLGMNDLVEIVAGFDRPNIQLEVSAFQDEAAKDRFVVERAAVEEKPGIVYAATRRAADACARELSELGLAAASYHAGRTAGDRGDVQDRFLAGELDVVVATSAFGMGIDKANVRFVLHASVPGSLDAYYQEIGRAGRDGAPARAILAYRQKDLGLQRFFAAGAPDADSLRRVAERLREEGGAMGATKLRAECDLSATRLSAVLNLLEEAGAVRTGREGSRWTGAAGSDDDAVQDALAVDATHRKLEQSRVEMMRGYAETVDCRRRFLLGYFGETVSAPCGACDICTSRTPGGPAGALDGPGVRDRAADRAAAPAAPSASARGRGFRRGGASAPAKGHASTGSGQPAQRGTADHPYQPGVRVRHEQWGEGEVMSEGDGKLTVLFTSVGYRTLSLAVVTDKHLLAALPDPTR, from the coding sequence ATGTTCGCACTCACGTCCCGTCGGCTGCGCGGCACCGCGCGCCGGGTCTTCGGCTGGGAACACCTGCGTCCGGCTCAACTCACCGCGATGAAAGCGGTGATGAAGCGCCGCGACGTGATCGCCGTGATGCCGACCGGGGCGGGGAAGTCCGCGATCTACCAGGTGCCTGCGGCGCTGCTCGGCGGGCCCGTCGTGGTGGTCTCGCCGCTGATCGCCCTCCAGCGCGACCAGATGCAGAGCCTGCTCGGGTCCGGCGCCCTGCGCGCCGCCGCGGTCAACTCGGCGCAGCGCCGCAGCGACAACGAGAACGCCTGGGACCGGATCAGCGCCTCCTCGGTCGACGTGGTCTTCCTCGCTCCCGAGCAGCTGGCCAAGGGCGATGTGCTCGACCGGCTCGCCGCCGTGCAGCCCCGGCTGCTCGTGGTGGACGAAGCGCACTGCGTGTCGTCCTGGGGCCACGACTTCCGCCCGGACTATCTGCGGCTGCGCCACGCCCGCGAACGGCTGGGCAATCCGCCGGTGCTGGCGCTGACCGCGAACGCGGCGGCCCCGGTGCGCCGCGACATCGCCGAACGCCTCGGCATGAACGACCTGGTGGAGATCGTGGCCGGCTTCGACCGGCCGAACATCCAGCTGGAGGTGTCGGCCTTCCAGGACGAGGCGGCCAAGGACCGCTTCGTGGTGGAGCGGGCGGCCGTGGAGGAGAAGCCGGGGATCGTGTACGCGGCGACGCGCCGGGCCGCCGACGCCTGCGCCCGGGAGCTGTCAGAACTCGGTCTTGCGGCGGCGAGTTACCACGCCGGCCGGACGGCCGGCGACCGCGGCGACGTACAGGACCGCTTCCTGGCCGGGGAGTTGGACGTCGTCGTGGCGACCTCGGCCTTCGGGATGGGCATCGACAAGGCGAACGTGCGGTTCGTGCTGCACGCGTCGGTGCCCGGCTCACTTGACGCGTACTACCAGGAGATCGGCCGGGCGGGCCGCGACGGGGCGCCGGCCAGGGCGATCCTGGCGTACCGGCAGAAGGACCTGGGCCTCCAGCGCTTCTTCGCCGCCGGGGCGCCGGACGCGGACTCGCTGCGCCGGGTCGCCGAGCGGCTGCGGGAGGAGGGGGGCGCGATGGGTGCGACGAAGCTGCGGGCGGAGTGCGACCTGAGTGCGACCCGGCTGTCGGCCGTCCTGAACCTGCTGGAGGAGGCGGGAGCGGTACGCACCGGGCGCGAGGGCAGCCGCTGGACCGGCGCGGCCGGCTCCGACGACGACGCCGTGCAGGACGCGCTGGCCGTCGATGCCACGCACCGCAAGCTGGAGCAGTCCCGGGTCGAGATGATGCGCGGCTACGCCGAGACCGTCGACTGCCGGCGCCGCTTCCTGCTCGGCTACTTCGGCGAGACCGTGTCCGCGCCCTGCGGGGCGTGCGACATCTGCACCAGCAGGACGCCCGGCGGGCCGGCCGGCGCTCTCGACGGCCCGGGCGTGCGCGACCGGGCCGCCGACCGCGCGGCGGCGCCCGCGGCCCCGTCCGCGTCCGCGCGCGGGCGCGGCTTCCGGCGCGGCGGCGCTTCCGCCCCCGCCAAGGGGCACGCCTCCACCGGCTCGGGACAGCCCGCGCAGCGCGGTACAGCCGACCACCCCTATCAGCCCGGTGTCCGGGTGCGCCACGAACAGTGGGGCGAGGGCGAGGTGATGAGCGAGGGCGACGGCAAGCTGACCGTGCTGTTCACCTCCGTCGGCTACCGCACCCTGTCGCTGGCCGTCGTGACGGACAAGCACCTGCTCGCCGCGCTGCCCGATCCCACCCGCTGA
- a CDS encoding MerR family transcriptional regulator translates to MTAASDAGQGAYRIEELSRLSGTTVRTIRAYTDRGLLPKPERHGRANVYDDTHLDRLRQIADLLERGYTLASIKELLAAWDAGTGLGGVLGLVGEVDRPWSDEQPVRIGLQELIAAFGGEADLSAVEDALQLGVLEPVAGRDDEFAVPSPSELAVAVELHAAGVPLGAITGHLRELRGQVEHISERFLEFTTEYVFQRFLQSPPNDTEAAEAAALVRRLRPLAQQTVDAELARAMRLRATEHVRRHLGDAVPPAAGSGPPAPAQPAAPAAPAGPPEAPVQVALPAATVAAVRALVGPADVPVFVAAATDREVAARRMDALAADGRSDRDSG, encoded by the coding sequence GTGACCGCCGCCTCCGACGCCGGGCAGGGCGCGTACCGGATCGAGGAGCTGTCCCGGCTCAGCGGGACCACGGTCCGCACCATCCGCGCGTACACCGACCGCGGGCTGCTGCCGAAGCCGGAGCGGCACGGCCGGGCCAATGTGTACGACGACACGCATCTGGACCGGCTGCGGCAGATCGCCGACCTGCTGGAGCGCGGCTACACCCTGGCCAGCATCAAGGAGTTGCTGGCCGCGTGGGACGCCGGCACCGGGCTCGGCGGGGTGCTCGGCCTGGTGGGCGAGGTGGACCGGCCGTGGTCGGACGAGCAGCCGGTGCGGATCGGCCTCCAGGAGCTGATAGCCGCCTTCGGCGGGGAGGCCGACCTGTCGGCGGTGGAGGACGCCCTGCAACTCGGGGTGCTGGAGCCGGTGGCGGGCAGGGACGACGAATTCGCGGTGCCCAGCCCCAGCGAGCTGGCCGTCGCGGTGGAGTTGCACGCCGCGGGTGTGCCGCTGGGCGCGATCACCGGCCATCTGCGCGAGTTGCGGGGGCAGGTGGAGCACATCTCTGAGCGCTTCCTCGAATTCACCACCGAGTACGTCTTCCAGCGCTTCCTCCAGAGCCCGCCGAACGACACGGAGGCGGCCGAGGCCGCCGCGCTGGTCCGCCGGTTGCGGCCGCTGGCCCAGCAGACCGTGGACGCGGAGCTGGCCAGGGCGATGCGGCTGCGGGCCACCGAGCACGTACGCCGCCACCTCGGCGACGCGGTCCCGCCCGCCGCCGGCTCCGGCCCGCCGGCGCCCGCACAGCCCGCGGCGCCCGCCGCACCCGCCGGGCCGCCGGAAGCCCCGGTGCAGGTGGCGCTGCCCGCCGCCACCGTTGCCGCGGTGCGCGCGCTGGTCGGTCCGGCCGACGTCCCGGTCTTCGTCGCCGCCGCCACCGACCGCGAGGTCGCCGCCCGCCGCATGGACGCCCTCGCCGCGGACGGCCGGTCGGACCGCGACAGCGGGTGA